Genomic DNA from Anthonomus grandis grandis chromosome 2, icAntGran1.3, whole genome shotgun sequence:
ttaaaagaccttttacGGGAGCGAATTGCCCGCCCGTTATTTGCATACTCTAATTTACGCAACTAGAATAAGGGagaatagaaaatttaattagcgAAAAGTTCCCTTTGTTTGGGAGAGCTTTATacccctttttttttaatttttgacaacaaaaaatatgggTGGTCCTTTATAagctttaattaaaaactatatagaGATTTAAGAGCAAATGTGTATTAGGCTAACTTGTAATCGATAAGATTTTTCTAAATGAATTATAggaacgattttttttttgtcagagAAACCTATCATGAGATATAGAGCATTGTAGTCGGAAAATGGAAGTTAAATGTATAACCAGACTTGATTTCTTGCAAACATATCACCTCCTACAATTTCCAGCTTGTACTTTTTGAAGACCATACATAGTTATTGTTTAAAGCAAATATTGGCAACAAAGAGTTAAGCGACGATACACGACTCTTTACTTCACAAAGCTCTAATTGCTCAGTTAATATCGTATTAAAGAGATATTAGGCAAATGAGGGCCAAAAAAATCACAAAGGCATGATAAGCATTTTTTGCCACgtaaaacttcttaaaaattactctaaagGCATGGCAACCTAATGACACCCTACTGAACACTTTATTTATGTATCCCAGAATTTGAGTCTGCAATCAATCATAAAAACTTGTTAGACTGTTAGAGTTGAAATCGGCTCTTTATCGCTTCTGGCAGAATGCATTGAACATTTCAAACTTAAGAGATTTGGGTTTAacgtattaaaataaaacaaagtcgATTTGAATTGCACCATCCCTTAATCATAAGCAGGTCAGCATCGATAAACATTTTCAGTTGGTCAATGTGTTTTCCATGCTAAATGATGGTGTCGTCATCTGCAAACATAGTAACTCTAACTTTTATGGGGTGCAAAGTCATTAATATGAAGAAGAAACAAGAACGGCCCCAGGACAGAACCTGATGACCATCAAAATTAAGCGACATCTCTGCACACGACCTGATAGATAGGAGCTAAACCAAGCCAAAGAAGACCCCCTAAAACCATATCTCTTCAATTTCCATAATAGTATTCTTTTCATAATAGTATGTCGCTATACACacagtcaaaagccttggatataataataataataaaggtctttttatttagaaaaaagaatACAATTATAAAGTTAATAGTTAGTAGGCGAGATTCAGCGCACAAAGATTCAGATATCTAAATGCCTGTTCTTCCATCTAACCTAATTATCTATACTATACTAAGTttcaaaataggaataatataaatgctataaattataaagagtaTATCAACTAGCAACAAAAAAAGAGAGTATCTGACAGCATATACGCCTACACAAGGAAAAAGAAGCAAATTCAACCccacaaacaaaacacatcacaaagcaaaagatacagtctgttatatgtatgtatatcataatatatagtctattgcattgtttttgttatcatcatcggaatagagaaaagaaagtaaaaaaaaacgaaacaaccactaaattatgctttattgttcctgcagtaatttcttaaaaatgtatttttttaaagaatataagctaaaaatgttttcggtattagtttggcagctatttatttataatttttgagatttgataagaaaatgatcttttataaGTTTCGGTTGAGTGAAGCAGAGGTGCAGCCTTCctttatttgtattaatattgtgaacatctgtgcgaaattttattttattatatttttttattatataagtaaggtggatatcttaaattaattatttaaaaaaaccttgaaGATGCGTGAAAAATCCTTCTGTTGTGCATAGTCAACCACCTGGTTTCCTTAAGCTTGTGTTTTGTGGGGTTGCGTTTTCTTATGCCATATATTAATCTAAGGCACGCATTTTGGAGTTTCTGAATTCTACTCTCTTCAGCAGTTCTCAAGCATGGACCATACACATATGTCATAGAAACTGCAGCGGCAACTTCACCAGAAGTGTACCTTTGAAAAGAAATTGCAGAAGATCAAAAATAGCATCACCCTTGCTAATTAGTTAATAAGGACTGTCGCAGCCTGCACCTTTATGAACCGGACGGAAACGGAATCGGGTAATATTGACGTGAAAGATTAATTTAATGTATGTAGCCTAAAGGGCATTGGATGGTAATGCCACAGTCTAAcattgaaatctatatactttggtaaTGCCTGAGAGTATCCTTAAAGAGATATGATCCCAACCTgctgatgttttattttttatttttctcataaCTAAGCATGTATATCTACCAAAAACATCCTTGGTGAGTTCAGAAGCAATGTTACAAGTAATAAAAGTTCAGTGAATCTGCATGTGAACTGGAATCCAATTCGAGAAGTGCGAGGAATTTCGCCATTAGCTCGTTAACAATATGCCATGactcttttgatttatttggcGCCTCATCAATTCTGCGATAATACAAAGCTTTAGAAAATAATAGAGTAATAAAATAGTGTTCTTGTAAATGCTGCAATAGTTATTAAATTAGACCAGCAATGAATCATTGTCCATTGCCAAATTCGTATGTGATGCAAGGCTCTCATATTTTTCCCTGAAAATCTTAAGCCCCTTGTATACCATGacttgtttcttttaatttgtttaataacagTTGGGAAGACtacattcaatttatttaagattgaataatatttttttttagttttattgtcTGCATCTAAAACTATTTCAATTGGTACTTTGGCAAAGAGATCCAAACTTTATAAAATTCCTCCTAGCAAAGTCTATATATATAGActttgaaatatataaatatatagacATTGCTCTTAGTATAAAGCCTGTCacgtttgttttttgtttgactttaagctttaaatatttacatataaaatgaGATAGATTTATGGTCCAATAGTCCTGCATGTGTACAGCGACAAATAATTATACCACTGCCTAAATGTGAACAAACCTAATCGAGCAGAGAGGATCAATGCCCTGGAATTCGTAGTGGTTGATCAACGTGCATGCTCAAATTAAAGGACCGCAAAATATTGCACAATGACATGGTGTGCCTATATGTACTGATTCAAAAAGTTTATGTTAAAACTACAACAAACAACAATATTATCATTGACTGAAATAGATAACAATAAAGATtctaatttttacaaaaaaaacatcacAACTTCAGAAAGGATCTGTAAACTTTCAAAacgaacaaattaatttttatgcaatatactattaaaaattcaaacactttttctttaagaaggAAATCAATCAAAATTTGCTATAGAAGAAAAGAATAACtagaaatgaaattattatGCATAAACACTATAGTGCCACCATGGCTGAATTCTTTTTGAGAGAATTTGAAGACAATAGAGTAATCGACCGACCCCATAGGCTCATCATGTTTCCACTAAGGTTTGGTAATTATTGCAATATTTGGGAATCCCAGAGAATCCATAAATAACTAGCTCATTTGGCTCATTTCTAATACACTATATTATAATCACACAATTTTATTGTCTCACGGAAACATGGGCTAATTTTGAGAATACTAATTCATTAGTTATTGAAGGCTACACGCTACGCACGGTTTATTGTAGAACTATTTTTACCCATGGTCGTGCAGCTATATGGGCTAAAAATGATGTGAACTGTGAACTAATTGATATACGTAAATtttgttcaaagaaaaatattgaattatgtgAAATTTCATActattatgctttaaataaaaatgtatatattgtTGTGTGTTATAGGCCACCAAATGGAGATTTCGATTATTTTATAACTAACTTACACTTATTGTTGGAAAAATACTGTAAGCCTAGTAGCGAAATAATTCTTACTGACGATTTTAACACGGCTTCCGTAAGTTCAGTTTTTTAACCCTTTGCGGACGGCAGTGCAACTTTCAGATAAGAGCACAGATCGTTGTCATCTATACCATGACAACCATCCCGCTCGTTCGGTAATTACCGCCGATTCTCCGTACAGCTCGGAGGCTAATTTGCAACGAATATATTTTATGGGACTTGataggtttatttattgttatttgttattctAATTGccttacaatattaaaatttagcaaaagtataaaagatatattgagtaaaataaaaaaataaagttttagtaaACATTTGTAATATATCATGTAATAAATGGcagcaaatttctttttttatcggAGAgctttttaatatacttttagaacatttttttttatcaagaaagttaaaaataaaacgcatTTTATAGTTTATAGGAAAGCATgatatttattctaaaaaaaaaaacaaaaaagaacacGTATTTATCTGTAATTTTCCTCGGTGTGATATTTCTCAAAGCACTCCCCGGGATGCAAAGCAGGGTGGTCTTGACATGTTTTGCAATAATAGGTAGTAGTTTTTCGGCCACCTTTTTTTGATCGATCACTGCAAACTTTGCAATcggaattattttttcttgcataAATGGCATGGAACCTATTATTTAGACGAGAAATATCCTCGGCACCATAAGCTGATCGACGTCTGGATGTATTTCTGTAGTTTCCAACTAATtgaataactaattttttcctgaaattCCTCGATCGAAGTTGCTGATTATTTGttgctattttttgtaatataaaggCATTATTTATCGACACATCTAATAACCAGAAAAATACTTTTCGCcaccatttacttgtttttCGCAAAAATTGGTAGCTTGCTGCATAATGATCAGCAACGTCAACCCCTCCCATAAATTTGTTATACTCATATATAACTGTAGGTTTTTCTATGACTTCTTCAATCCAACGCCCTTCAGCGGTCTTCGTTCGCCTGGTTATATTTTGTACTGAGTTGTCTTCCATGTTGTTTTCCATGCCAGTACTGATATAGAATTGTCATGCCTGGAAGATATCtcgccttttttaaattttcttgtataTGCGGTAGTTAATTCTGTCGGAATTCCTTGTCGATTAGCCATTACAGTACCCGTTAcatgtatgtttattttatgtaactcGCGTGCTAACAAAGGGCTTGAATAATatctatctataaatatatgGTAACCTCCCGAACCAGTTCCAGAattaagaagtttttgcacCAAATGAACTACTATGCGGGCGGTTGCTGGTAAATCTGGGCGTATCAATCCCTGGGTTGTTTGAGTTCCCAAATATGGCTCCATCGTAAATATGTAACCATTTTTTGAATCTGCAAGCACATATACTTTTATTCCCCATTTTGTAGGTTTGGctttattataaactttaaagGATACTTTGCCTTTAAAACCAATAGTACTTTCGTCTACAGAAATATTCTTATCTGGAGTATAAAACTTCTTGAATTGTGTTTCCAGATACCATAACACATTTTTCACTTTGGCGCTACGACTCTTCACTCCCATCTGCTCTTCTTCGGGTGGAGAAACGTGAAGattccaaaaaatttgcatGAATCTGTCCCTCgaaaaaatatctttgaaaaaGGGTTGATGGTCGATCcagttattagaaaaatagtcagaTAGTTCGGTCTTTGGATTTAAGGCCATATTAAGTAAAACgcccaaaaatgccataaattctTCTAATGTGACTGGTTTCCAAGACTTCCAAACTGACCTTTTTGTGAGCGGcgtgtttattaaaattttttctgcagcatatctaaaaatatatttacacatttttcttttgcttgaaatataatacaattaaataCATACCTATTTGTTTCATCCACAATTGCTTGTATAAGTTCGTCCgtaaaaaataactgaaaaaaatctAGTTCGGACACTGGCTGGTTATTTCGTGGTGGATGGTATCCAACATCTTCTAAGAAAgggaatattttaaatcttggtTCATTTGCTGTCCATGGCCtccataaatttaaattataaacacgTTCCTCAGACTCTTCGTCAGAATCATTTTCACTGAGATTTTGATCTATATCCTCCCATTCGTCACTCTCTGAACTAAACTGATCCAAGTCAAACTCCTCCTCGTCTACGTATAATAGTTCCTCTAACTCCGTGTCCGTTAATGCTCTTTTCGCcataattataactataaaCAAACATCCGaatcttacaaaatattaaaaaaacacaaacaaaatcTGCATACCTAACTCTCTCAAATACTCGAATAAGACTAAATAAGAATGCACGTGTATTTGTCGCGACCGGCACTCAACAAAAAAATCGCAAGGTTGCCAAATAAGTCACGACTTGCATAAAAAAAGCATGTGTAttcctaaataaaatttcccGCGGAATTCAAATTTGTTATCGGTTTTGTCATGGTATAAATGAATAACGAGTAAATCGACTTTGAAAATGTGTCATGAGAGACATGACAACGAGTAGAATCGGCTTTTTGCCTTGTCATGTAGGGCATGACAAACGATCTCAAAGCAAAGTTTTGTGTAAACGTGAACGACTACGCCTGGTGTCATGTCAGACATGACAACGACCGCAAAGGGTTAATATATTGtctatctttaatttaaaaaataaagtttttttgtccACTCGAATTGGCCCAACCAGCTCTAACGTTTTGGacttatttttactaatatattattatgtgaATGTAAGGACGCTGTGGTAGAAAACAATACTATATCAGATCATgaaactgtattttttaattctggaatttttaacaaatgttcTGACGAAGTCAATCAGAGTGGCCagcttaaaagaaatttttgttttactataattgattttaaatctGTCCTTGAATGGGCAGAGGTctataaggaaaataattttaatgtccaatttgacttattttattcaacatatttatggtattttaatttaagtttatcgTTAAAATTTTCacatccaaataaaaataaaaaatcatgggTAACGGATAAATTAGAAAATctagcaaaaatttaaaatatttacaccgACGACGGCGTGTGATCCCTGAATTGGAGACGACATATAGAAGTGAAAGTGCCaggtataaattattaattaatcatggtaaaaaacaattttatcactataaaataacaaactcCGAAAATCCTAGCAAGACAATGTGGTCTATCGTGTCTGAgctaaataacaataattttttttttaatttaatatagatAATAACGGCTTAATAATTACAAATCCTATAGAAGtagtataattaatttaatatctctttaattgaagaacctaaaaatattttgagctctttaaaacaaaataaaaatatttcatctaTTATCCAGAATATTTCGTTTGCATGTTTTTTGCATAGTATGAGCATTGTGCCTTTCAGTGAGGGTGAAGtcctaaatattataaaaaattaaatgaaaaataaaaagtctggAGGACCTGATGAAATTCCGTTatctgtatttaaaaataccgcGGAAGCTTGCATCAGACCATTAACATATCTCATTAATATGTCATTCGAAAAGGGAATATTTccaaactcattaaaaaattgtaaggttattcctctttttaaaaaaggggATCCTAATTTGGTTGAGAATTATAGGCCAATAGCTTTAACTTCCTGTTTCtccaaaatatttgtatatgcAATGTTCAGTGTTCAATGTTGATAGTCTTTTAGCTcatctaataaaaaacaaaatattttcggaAAGACAACGTGGTTTTCTGTTGGGTAGATCTACCTCGTCTgccattttattgtttttatctgAGGTTATCGATGCACTTGAGGTAGGTGAGCGCCCCGTGGGGATCTTTTGCGACCTAAGCAGGGCCTTTGACTGTGTCAGCCATGATGCTTTGTTGTGCAAGATGGAGTCATACGGCGTTTTTACACTAGACGACACAACACCGACACGACAACGATGACGATATATCGTGTCGTCATGTTTTCATGTTGACAGAAGTTACACATGCAACGACACGGCTTTTGCAGTTGTCGTGTTACCATTCAAAAATATGGCGAGAGTTTTATATCTCTTATATTTGCTATATTTAAGacgcaaaaaaagaaataagcaAAGGCAATGGGTACATCCAAGAATAAAAGTGAGATATCTAGAGGGTGCCTATTATACTCTCTTtgaaaacaagttttttaattatttccgtATGAGCAAAAATACTTTTGATTacatattagaaaatataattaataagatcAAGAAGCAAGATACTAGCTTTCGAATGTGCATACCACCTGAAGAAATGTTATCAGTTACAATTAGGTAAGTTTTTTTACCGGTtttcataaaaacaaaacagtttattttaaattatacttctaagtttttaattaatacaaaaaagcttaaatggcaataaattagcaaatattttaaaaagatattattgaGGAAGGTCATATACCGCAGTTTTATCAAATAGTTGT
This window encodes:
- the LOC126733483 gene encoding piggyBac transposable element-derived protein 4-like yields the protein MAKRALTDTELEELLYVDEEEFDLDQFSSESDEWEDIDQNLSENDSDEESEERVYNLNLWRPWTANEPRFKIFPFLEDVGYHPPRNNQPVSELDFFQLFFTDELIQAIVDETNRYAAEKILINTPLTKRSVWKSWKPVTLEEFMAFLGVLLNMALNPKTELSDYFSNNWIDHQPFFKDIFSRDRFMQIFWNLHVSPPEEEQMGVKSRSAKVKNVLWYLETQFKKFYTPDKNISVDESTIGFKGKVSFKVYNKAKPTKWGIKVYVLADSKNGYIFTMEPYLGTQTTQGLIRPDLPATARIVVHLVQKLLNSGTGSGGYHIFIDRYYSSPLLARELHKINIHVTGTVMANRQGIPTELTTAYTRKFKKGEISSRHDNSISVLAWKTTWKTTQYKI